A single window of Actinoallomurus bryophytorum DNA harbors:
- a CDS encoding gamma-glutamyltransferase family protein: MSVFTTRPELTGDFGMVASTHWLASAAGMSVLERGGNAFDAAVTAGFVLQVVEPHLNGPGGDLPVLVWNETEGRATAVCGQGTAPASATIEHYTGLGLDLVPGTGLLAATVPGAFGAWLLMLERWGTWPLEDVLAPAISYAENGFPAIGRIAETIGTVERTFTEDWPTSAAVWMPEGRVPAAGSRLRSPGLAATYRRIADAARSTSGGREAGIAAARTAWYSGFVAEAIARFCAETAWRDSSGREHGGLLTGDDLAGWAATTEEPLGYDYHGARVLKTGPWGQGPVFLQQLALLSGFDLEAAGFLSADYIHTVTEAAKLAFADREAWYGDPEHTEVPMEALLGADYTTARRGLIGAEASLDLRPGSPDGRSPVLPASAPGASAPIGDGVGEPTVRADGRVSGDTCHLDVADRHGNLVSATPSGGWLQSSPVVPELGFCLGTRAQMFWLEPGLPASLRPGSRPRTTLSPSLALRDGRPWMAFGTPGGDQQDQWSLNFLLSVVHGGLNLQEAVDAPMFHSVHFPSSFYPRGSRPGGMVVEERVDPAVVAELRRRGHDVDVQGPWSLGRLSAVSRDSAAPGFLRAAANPRGAQGYAVGR, encoded by the coding sequence ATTAGCGTGTTCACGACCCGCCCTGAGCTGACCGGCGACTTCGGCATGGTGGCGAGCACCCACTGGCTCGCCTCCGCCGCGGGGATGAGTGTGCTCGAACGCGGCGGTAACGCGTTCGACGCGGCCGTCACCGCCGGCTTCGTGCTCCAGGTCGTCGAGCCCCACCTCAACGGGCCGGGCGGTGACCTGCCCGTCCTGGTGTGGAACGAGACAGAGGGACGCGCGACCGCGGTCTGCGGCCAGGGCACCGCCCCGGCGTCGGCCACCATCGAGCACTACACCGGGCTGGGCCTGGACCTCGTCCCCGGCACCGGGCTGCTGGCCGCGACCGTTCCCGGCGCGTTCGGCGCCTGGCTGCTGATGCTCGAACGCTGGGGCACCTGGCCGCTGGAGGACGTCCTCGCACCGGCCATCTCCTATGCCGAGAACGGCTTCCCCGCCATCGGCCGGATCGCCGAGACGATCGGCACCGTCGAGCGGACCTTCACCGAGGACTGGCCGACGTCGGCCGCGGTCTGGATGCCGGAGGGCCGGGTACCGGCCGCCGGGTCACGGCTGCGCAGCCCCGGACTGGCGGCGACCTACCGGCGGATCGCGGACGCGGCGCGTTCGACGTCCGGCGGCCGCGAGGCGGGGATCGCCGCCGCCCGTACGGCCTGGTACTCCGGATTCGTCGCCGAGGCGATCGCGAGGTTCTGCGCGGAGACGGCCTGGCGCGACTCCTCAGGACGCGAGCACGGCGGGCTGCTGACCGGGGACGACCTCGCCGGCTGGGCGGCGACCACCGAGGAGCCGCTCGGCTACGACTACCACGGCGCCCGGGTGCTGAAGACCGGGCCGTGGGGACAGGGCCCGGTGTTCCTGCAGCAGCTCGCGCTGTTGTCCGGGTTCGACCTGGAGGCCGCGGGATTCTTGTCGGCCGACTACATCCACACCGTCACCGAGGCCGCCAAGCTCGCCTTCGCCGACCGCGAGGCCTGGTACGGCGACCCGGAGCACACCGAGGTGCCGATGGAGGCCCTGCTCGGCGCGGACTACACCACCGCGCGGCGCGGGCTCATCGGCGCCGAGGCGAGCCTGGACCTGCGGCCGGGCAGTCCGGACGGGCGAAGCCCGGTGCTGCCCGCGAGCGCGCCGGGCGCCTCGGCGCCCATCGGCGACGGCGTGGGCGAGCCGACCGTACGCGCGGACGGGCGGGTGAGCGGCGACACGTGTCATCTGGACGTCGCCGACCGGCACGGCAACCTGGTGTCGGCGACACCGAGCGGCGGCTGGCTGCAGAGCTCGCCGGTCGTTCCCGAGCTCGGCTTCTGCCTGGGCACCAGGGCGCAGATGTTCTGGCTGGAGCCGGGCCTGCCCGCCTCGCTGCGGCCGGGCAGCAGGCCGCGTACGACGCTGTCCCCCTCACTGGCGCTCCGCGACGGCCGGCCCTGGATGGCGTTCGGCACGCCGGGCGGTGACCAGCAGGACCAGTGGAGCCTGAACTTCCTCCTGTCCGTCGTGCACGGTGGCCTGAACCTCCAGGAGGCCGTCGACGCGCCGATGTTCCACTCGGTGCACTTCCCCAGCTCCTTCTACCCGCGCGGCTCACGGCCCGGCGGCATGGTCGTGGAGGAGCGGGTCGACCCGGCGGTCGTGGCGGAGCTGCGGCGGCGCGGCCACGACGTGGACGTCCAGGGACCGTGGTCCCTCGGCCGGCTCAGCGCGGTGAGCCGCGACTCCGCCGCCCCCGGTTTCCTGCGCGCGGCGGCGAACCCGCGTGGTGCCCAGGGTTACGCGGTCGGGCGGTAG
- a CDS encoding ABC transporter ATP-binding protein translates to MTETVLEVDGLVKHYHVRGRGQVVRAVDGVSLSIGPGEVLGLVGESGSGKSTIGKCVLRLTEPTAGSVRLGDRDITHLSRRELRPLRRDVHMVFQDPYSSLNPRFTVGQIVAEPLRRHGVARGAQVTERVREMLERVGLGAEMRTRRPHELSGGQRQRVGLARALILEPKLVVADEPVSALDVSVQASVLNLVADLQRDMGFSCLFITHDLSVVEFLADRIAVMYLGQIVETGPTKKIFAEPQHPYTQALLSAAPEPDPVRQRARKRVVLTGEVPSPVDPPAGCRFHTRCPVAVDTCRTVEPALTGVREADRPVACHLVTSSEIPDITERD, encoded by the coding sequence ATGACGGAAACGGTTCTCGAGGTCGACGGCCTGGTGAAGCACTACCACGTCAGGGGACGCGGGCAGGTCGTGCGCGCGGTCGACGGGGTGTCCCTGTCGATCGGGCCGGGCGAGGTGCTCGGCCTGGTCGGCGAGTCGGGCAGCGGCAAGTCGACGATCGGCAAGTGCGTCCTGCGCCTGACCGAGCCCACCGCCGGCTCCGTTCGCCTCGGCGACCGCGACATCACCCACCTGTCCCGGCGCGAGCTGCGCCCGCTCCGCCGCGACGTGCACATGGTCTTCCAGGATCCCTACTCCTCCCTCAACCCGAGGTTCACCGTCGGCCAGATCGTGGCCGAGCCGCTCCGGCGGCACGGGGTCGCACGGGGCGCCCAGGTCACCGAGCGCGTACGGGAGATGCTCGAACGCGTCGGCCTGGGCGCGGAGATGCGCACCCGCCGCCCGCACGAGCTGTCCGGCGGGCAGCGCCAGCGCGTCGGGCTCGCCCGCGCGCTGATCCTGGAGCCCAAGCTCGTCGTGGCCGACGAGCCGGTGTCGGCGCTGGACGTGTCCGTCCAGGCGTCGGTGCTCAACCTGGTCGCCGACCTGCAGCGCGACATGGGCTTCTCGTGCCTGTTCATCACCCATGACCTGTCGGTGGTGGAGTTCCTCGCCGACCGGATCGCGGTCATGTACCTCGGGCAGATCGTGGAGACCGGGCCGACGAAGAAGATCTTCGCCGAGCCGCAGCATCCGTACACCCAGGCGCTGCTCTCGGCCGCCCCCGAGCCCGACCCCGTACGGCAGCGCGCACGGAAGCGCGTCGTCCTCACCGGTGAGGTGCCCAGCCCGGTCGACCCACCGGCCGGCTGCCGGTTCCACACCCGCTGCCCGGTGGCCGTCGACACCTGCCGTACGGTCGAGCCGGCGCTGACCGGCGTACGTGAGGCGGACCGGCCCGTCGCGTGCCACCTGGTGACATCGTCCGAGATACCTGACATCACGGAAAGGGATTAG
- a CDS encoding ABC transporter ATP-binding protein, with translation MSLLEISGLRVGFDTEDGEVQAVRDISLTLERGEILALCGESGCGKSVTAMSIPRLLPPDTTRLSGSIRLDGRELTELPERELREIRGKDVSVVFQEPMTSLNPAFTVGFQIAEVLRRHEDLSRAAARSRAIELLELVGIPAPARRVKEYPHQLSGGMRQRVMIAIAVACSPRVLIADEPTTALDVTIQAGVLDVFRDLRDRLGTAIILITHDLGVVADIADRAVVMYAGRAVEEAPVTELFARPRHPYTAGLMRALPSAAVTGEDGRRRLSEIPGLVPPPYDDPRECAFHPRCPRAEADCTTERPALDTYGTGHLAACFHPLSLTPASGEDS, from the coding sequence ATGAGTCTTCTGGAGATCAGTGGTCTGCGGGTCGGCTTCGACACCGAGGACGGTGAGGTGCAGGCCGTACGCGACATCTCACTCACGCTCGAACGCGGTGAGATCCTCGCGCTGTGCGGCGAGTCGGGCTGCGGCAAGTCGGTCACCGCGATGTCGATCCCCCGGCTGCTGCCGCCGGACACGACGCGGCTGTCCGGCTCGATCCGGCTCGACGGGCGCGAGCTCACCGAGCTGCCCGAGCGTGAGCTGCGGGAGATCCGCGGCAAGGACGTCTCGGTGGTCTTCCAGGAGCCGATGACCTCGCTGAACCCCGCGTTCACGGTCGGCTTCCAGATCGCCGAGGTGCTGCGCAGGCACGAGGACCTGTCCCGCGCGGCGGCGCGGTCCCGTGCCATCGAGCTGCTCGAGCTGGTCGGCATCCCCGCGCCCGCCCGGCGGGTCAAGGAGTACCCGCACCAGCTCTCCGGCGGCATGCGCCAGCGGGTGATGATCGCCATCGCGGTGGCGTGCTCGCCGCGGGTGCTCATCGCGGACGAGCCGACGACCGCGCTCGACGTGACCATCCAGGCCGGCGTGCTGGACGTCTTCCGCGACCTGCGCGACCGGCTCGGCACCGCGATCATCCTGATCACGCACGACCTCGGGGTGGTGGCCGACATCGCCGACCGCGCGGTCGTCATGTACGCCGGCCGCGCCGTCGAGGAGGCCCCGGTGACGGAGCTGTTCGCCCGGCCGCGCCATCCGTACACGGCGGGGCTCATGCGGGCGCTTCCCTCGGCCGCGGTCACCGGCGAGGACGGCCGGCGCCGGCTCTCGGAGATCCCGGGGCTGGTGCCGCCGCCGTACGACGATCCGCGCGAATGCGCGTTCCATCCGCGCTGCCCGCGTGCCGAGGCGGACTGCACGACCGAACGTCCCGCGCTCGACACGTACGGCACCGGGCACCTGGCCGCGTGCTTCCATCCCCTGTCCCTGACACCGGCCTCGGGAGAGGACTCATGA
- a CDS encoding ABC transporter permease: MADPTLTVAPVARGPVPAGRARQSWRRFRRRPAAMVGLVLVAGFLLLAIVGPFLTADPAAQDYTAPLAPPSGAHLLGTDDLGRDALARIAYGARVSLEAGVLSVLLAMVVGVPIGLVAGYYRRFLDPIVMRLVDVVLAFPFLIFAVGMAAILGPSLRNVIIALSVSLFPGIIRVTRGEVLALREMDYVSAAVADGAGDGRIMFRYILPGATSTLIVQATVGIPTAIIGEATLSFLGLGVQPPTPSWGVVLTAAQQFLDQAPWLAIWPGVMIALSTLGFNLLGDGLRDVLDPRSSR, translated from the coding sequence ATGGCTGATCCGACTCTCACCGTGGCGCCGGTCGCGCGGGGGCCCGTGCCCGCCGGGCGCGCGCGGCAGAGCTGGCGAAGGTTCCGCAGGCGGCCCGCGGCGATGGTGGGGCTGGTGCTCGTCGCCGGGTTCCTGCTGCTGGCGATCGTCGGGCCCTTCCTGACCGCCGACCCGGCGGCCCAGGACTACACCGCACCGCTGGCGCCGCCCTCGGGCGCCCACCTGCTCGGCACCGACGACCTCGGGCGCGACGCGCTGGCCCGTATCGCCTACGGCGCGCGGGTCTCGCTGGAGGCCGGCGTGCTGTCGGTGCTGCTCGCGATGGTGGTCGGGGTCCCGATCGGGCTCGTGGCGGGCTACTACCGAAGGTTCCTCGACCCGATCGTGATGCGCCTGGTCGACGTCGTGCTCGCCTTCCCGTTCCTGATCTTCGCGGTGGGCATGGCGGCGATCCTGGGCCCGTCTCTGCGCAACGTCATCATCGCGCTCAGCGTCTCTCTGTTCCCGGGGATCATCCGGGTCACCCGCGGTGAGGTGCTCGCCCTGCGGGAGATGGACTACGTCTCGGCGGCGGTCGCCGACGGCGCGGGCGATGGCCGGATCATGTTCCGCTACATCCTGCCGGGTGCCACCAGCACGCTGATCGTGCAGGCCACCGTGGGGATCCCGACGGCGATCATCGGCGAGGCGACGCTGTCGTTCCTGGGCCTCGGCGTGCAGCCGCCGACCCCGTCGTGGGGCGTGGTGCTCACCGCCGCCCAGCAGTTCCTCGACCAGGCGCCGTGGCTGGCGATCTGGCCCGGCGTGATGATCGCGCTGTCCACGCTCGGGTTCAACCTGCTCGGCGACGGCCTGCGCGACGTCCTCGACCCACGGAGCAGCCGATGA
- a CDS encoding ABC transporter permease, whose product MALFILRRLGAAAIVLFLGSVLVFLGVRALPGDPAVVLAGNEASPSAIAAIRHDYGLDQPLPVQYGRWAGKALQGDFGKSTQDLIPVGHILGERLPVTIELSLLAMIVAVGVGVTAGVIAATRRGKLADYVATGFGLVGLSVPHFWLGILGILLFSVKLHWLPASGYVPFTGDPGGNLERMLLPALVLGTGFAAVLMRQTRSAMLDSLSADYVRTARSKGLAERSVVGVHALRNSLTTVVTVLGLQLGALISGAVVTEQIFVIPGFGKLTVDAVATRNYPVIQAVVLVTVVGYIAVNLLVDIAYALLNPRVRLTGVANG is encoded by the coding sequence ATGGCCCTTTTCATCCTGCGCCGGCTCGGCGCGGCGGCGATCGTGCTGTTCCTGGGCAGCGTCCTGGTCTTCCTCGGAGTCAGGGCGCTGCCCGGCGACCCGGCGGTCGTCCTCGCCGGAAACGAAGCGTCGCCGTCGGCGATCGCCGCCATCCGCCACGACTACGGACTCGACCAGCCACTGCCCGTGCAGTACGGGCGGTGGGCCGGCAAGGCGCTCCAGGGCGACTTCGGCAAGTCCACCCAGGACCTGATACCCGTCGGCCACATTCTCGGCGAGCGGCTCCCGGTCACGATCGAGCTGTCCCTGCTGGCGATGATCGTCGCCGTCGGGGTCGGTGTCACGGCCGGCGTCATCGCCGCGACCCGGCGCGGCAAGCTCGCCGACTACGTCGCCACCGGGTTCGGGCTGGTGGGGCTCTCCGTGCCGCACTTCTGGCTCGGCATCCTCGGCATCCTGTTGTTCTCGGTCAAGCTGCACTGGCTGCCCGCGTCCGGCTATGTCCCCTTCACCGGTGACCCGGGCGGGAACCTCGAGCGCATGCTGCTGCCCGCGCTGGTGCTCGGCACCGGCTTCGCGGCGGTGCTCATGCGGCAGACCCGCTCGGCGATGCTCGACTCGCTGTCGGCCGACTACGTCCGCACCGCACGCTCCAAGGGCCTGGCGGAGCGTTCGGTCGTCGGCGTGCACGCCCTGCGCAACAGCCTGACGACCGTGGTGACCGTCCTCGGCCTCCAGCTCGGCGCGCTGATCAGTGGCGCCGTGGTGACCGAGCAGATCTTCGTCATCCCCGGGTTCGGCAAGCTCACCGTCGACGCCGTGGCGACCCGCAACTACCCCGTCATCCAGGCGGTGGTGCTGGTCACGGTCGTGGGCTACATCGCGGTGAACCTTCTGGTGGACATCGCGTACGCATTGTTGAACCCGCGGGTCCGGCTCACGGGGGTGGCCAATGGCTGA
- a CDS encoding ABC transporter substrate-binding protein, translating into MHLPRRLVAALAALPLILAAACSGGGATAKPSVSGAAADNRAVKNGGTLTMALSADPDALDPSTSVTLLGREVFTSICEKLYDIDANSKLVPQLATALPDVSKDGKTVTIKLRSGVKFNDGTAFDAAAVKKSLDRHRTYKKSARISDLAAVQKVDVVDPSTVKLTLSRPFTPLIAQLADRAGMIMSPKALDAEGDDFGANPVCVGPFKFSSRTSGNQIVVDRAPDYYDASKVKLDRIVYKIIVDPNVRAANLKSGDVQAAEELATTTVAGVQADPNLRVISGGGLGNYGIDINIGNVKGSTEKTGPVNTPLGKSPELRQAFELSLDRNAINKTVYNGLYQPDCSPLPLDSPFRDKSRTCSTRDVAQAKQLVAKSGVKTPIPVKLQVPNDATNERLGQVIQQMTKETGFDVSVQPIDFATGLEQGAAGKFDVMVSGWSGRVDPDGDLSGLINTGGANNYAGVSDPGIDDPMKQAAATADQAERATLYAKVTQRAAEVRGNIYLYHNLYYLGMAKNVAGIRYYADGLPRLGTAGFAAK; encoded by the coding sequence ATGCACCTCCCTCGCAGACTCGTCGCCGCGCTCGCGGCGCTGCCCCTCATACTCGCCGCCGCCTGTTCCGGCGGCGGCGCCACCGCGAAGCCCTCGGTCTCGGGCGCTGCGGCCGACAACCGGGCGGTGAAGAACGGCGGCACCCTCACGATGGCGCTGTCCGCGGACCCGGACGCCCTGGACCCGAGCACCTCGGTGACGCTGCTCGGCCGTGAGGTCTTCACCTCCATCTGCGAGAAGCTCTACGACATCGACGCGAACTCCAAACTGGTGCCGCAGCTCGCCACCGCCCTTCCCGACGTCTCGAAGGACGGCAAGACGGTGACGATCAAGCTGCGCAGCGGGGTGAAGTTCAACGACGGCACCGCCTTCGACGCGGCGGCGGTGAAGAAGTCCCTCGACCGCCACCGCACGTACAAGAAGTCGGCGCGCATCTCCGACCTCGCGGCGGTCCAGAAGGTCGACGTGGTGGATCCCTCCACCGTCAAGCTCACCCTGTCCCGGCCGTTCACGCCGCTGATCGCCCAGCTCGCCGACCGCGCCGGGATGATCATGTCGCCGAAGGCACTGGACGCCGAGGGTGACGACTTCGGCGCGAACCCCGTCTGCGTCGGGCCCTTCAAGTTCTCGAGCCGCACCTCGGGCAACCAGATCGTCGTGGACCGCGCCCCGGACTACTACGACGCGTCGAAGGTCAAGCTCGACCGCATCGTCTACAAGATCATCGTGGACCCGAACGTCCGGGCCGCCAACCTCAAGTCGGGTGACGTGCAGGCCGCCGAGGAGCTCGCCACCACGACGGTCGCCGGCGTACAGGCCGACCCGAACCTCCGCGTCATCTCCGGTGGCGGCCTGGGCAACTACGGCATCGACATCAACATCGGCAACGTCAAGGGCTCCACGGAGAAGACCGGGCCGGTGAACACGCCGCTGGGCAAGAGCCCGGAGCTGCGCCAGGCGTTCGAGCTGTCCCTGGACCGGAACGCCATCAACAAGACCGTCTACAACGGGCTCTACCAGCCCGACTGCAGTCCGCTGCCCCTGGACAGCCCGTTCCGCGACAAGAGCCGGACCTGCTCGACCCGCGACGTCGCCCAGGCCAAGCAGCTCGTCGCCAAGTCGGGGGTGAAGACTCCGATCCCGGTCAAGCTCCAGGTGCCGAACGACGCGACAAACGAGCGGCTCGGGCAGGTCATCCAGCAGATGACCAAGGAGACCGGCTTCGACGTCAGCGTGCAGCCGATCGATTTCGCGACCGGGCTGGAGCAGGGCGCGGCCGGCAAGTTCGACGTCATGGTGAGCGGCTGGTCCGGACGCGTCGACCCCGACGGTGACCTGAGCGGACTGATCAACACCGGTGGGGCGAACAACTACGCCGGGGTCTCGGACCCGGGGATCGACGACCCGATGAAGCAGGCCGCCGCAACCGCCGACCAGGCCGAACGCGCGACGCTCTACGCCAAGGTCACCCAGCGGGCCGCCGAGGTGCGCGGGAACATCTACCTGTACCACAACCTGTACTACCTGGGCATGGCCAAGAACGTCGCCGGCATCCGCTACTACGCCGACGGCCTGCCGCGCCTCGGTACGGCCGGATTCGCAGCCAAGTAG
- a CDS encoding GntR family transcriptional regulator: MTDNTLGSAHQPLRDVVTAELRRLILAGELTPGERLVEDRLAERLGVSRNPVREAIRVLAAEGFVEVTPRRGAAVARLPSQEAEELFDVRLALESLTARLSARKVTPASAARLRGVLDSARVAVDEGRLDQVADLNTAFHAAVAETAGNAYLSLVVGPMLRRAQWVFQQTARHRAPHSWTEHLSLYEAIAEGDETAAEARAVAHVEAARRSYLKALAEG, from the coding sequence ATGACCGACAACACCCTGGGCTCGGCCCACCAGCCTCTTCGCGACGTGGTCACGGCCGAACTCCGCCGTCTGATACTCGCGGGCGAGCTCACCCCTGGTGAGCGCCTTGTCGAGGACCGGCTCGCCGAGCGGCTCGGGGTGTCCCGCAACCCGGTACGCGAGGCCATCCGGGTGCTGGCGGCCGAGGGATTCGTCGAGGTCACGCCCAGGCGTGGCGCCGCCGTGGCGCGGCTGCCCTCGCAGGAGGCCGAGGAGCTCTTCGACGTGCGCCTGGCCCTGGAGAGCCTCACCGCACGGCTGTCGGCCCGCAAGGTGACCCCCGCGTCCGCCGCGCGGCTCCGTGGCGTCCTGGACTCCGCGCGCGTCGCCGTCGACGAGGGCCGGCTCGACCAGGTCGCCGACCTGAACACCGCGTTCCACGCCGCCGTGGCCGAGACGGCCGGCAACGCCTATCTGAGCCTCGTCGTGGGGCCGATGCTCCGGCGCGCCCAGTGGGTCTTCCAGCAGACCGCCAGGCATCGCGCGCCGCACTCCTGGACCGAGCACCTCAGCCTGTACGAGGCCATCGCCGAGGGCGACGAGACCGCGGCCGAGGCCCGCGCGGTGGCCCACGTCGAGGCGGCGCGGCGCTCCTACCTCAAGGCCCTGGCCGAGGGCTGA
- a CDS encoding STAS domain-containing protein, with amino-acid sequence MNTNVSGIPTPRRRRTAAACEAATGGTRATRRGVSRCPGGIRRDLRATVTRRDGRTAVVEVAGEIDVHTSGELRTVLMALADEGGVHIVADFTGVRFCDAAGLGALVAVNNRTRGNGGSLSLTGVRPAQRRILQITRLDHLFRSDDSVDGAIAT; translated from the coding sequence GTGAACACGAACGTGAGTGGCATTCCCACGCCGCGGCGCCGCAGGACGGCGGCGGCGTGCGAGGCGGCCACTGGTGGGACGCGAGCGACGCGCAGGGGCGTGAGCCGCTGTCCCGGCGGGATCCGGCGGGATCTGAGGGCCACCGTCACCCGGCGCGACGGCAGGACCGCCGTGGTCGAGGTCGCCGGTGAGATCGACGTGCACACCTCGGGGGAGCTGCGCACGGTCCTGATGGCCCTGGCGGACGAGGGCGGCGTGCACATCGTCGCCGACTTCACCGGAGTGCGCTTCTGTGACGCCGCCGGGCTCGGCGCCCTGGTCGCGGTGAACAACCGGACCCGGGGTAACGGCGGCTCGCTGAGCCTTACCGGCGTACGCCCGGCGCAGCGCCGCATCCTCCAGATCACACGCCTGGATCACCTTTTCCGCAGCGACGACAGCGTCGACGGTGCGATCGCGACATGA
- a CDS encoding ATP-binding protein, whose amino-acid sequence MEAVVGRPDPHQGDPPGLCPDTLPDGLLVADPDRRVVVFNRAAARLTGLVQADVLGRDFADVLPLYDADGRDWWKCLNPYGGLSTRSRHPERPLHLADGTELLVTASYTRAQDGGVTAFTVAFRDAMQRARQERNRADLVSTVAHELRSPLTSVKGFTATLLAKWHRFNDDQKRVMLETVNADADRVTRLITELLDVSRIEAGRLEMRRQVVDVIEEVRKVVKGRVVAGEPAARFEVEVLGELPEMWLDPDKVDQILGNLVENAVRHGAGTVTIVVEPDSRKQGAVVSVRDEGEGIPPESVPRVFRQFWRGHGQPRGGTGLGLYIVKGLVEAHGGAITVRRAPSGGAEFRFSLPAGAPDFA is encoded by the coding sequence GTGGAGGCGGTCGTGGGCAGACCGGACCCCCACCAGGGTGACCCCCCCGGGCTCTGCCCGGACACCCTGCCCGACGGGCTTCTCGTGGCCGACCCCGACAGGCGCGTCGTCGTGTTCAACCGCGCGGCGGCCCGGCTGACCGGGCTGGTCCAGGCCGACGTGCTGGGCCGGGACTTCGCCGACGTCCTGCCGCTGTACGACGCGGACGGGCGCGACTGGTGGAAGTGCCTCAACCCCTACGGCGGCCTGTCGACCCGCAGCCGGCATCCGGAGCGGCCGCTGCACCTGGCGGACGGCACCGAGCTGCTCGTCACGGCCTCCTACACCCGCGCCCAGGACGGCGGCGTCACCGCCTTCACCGTCGCCTTCCGCGACGCGATGCAGCGTGCCCGCCAGGAGCGCAACCGCGCCGACCTCGTGTCGACGGTCGCGCACGAGCTGAGGTCGCCGTTGACCAGCGTGAAGGGATTCACCGCGACGCTGCTCGCCAAGTGGCACCGGTTCAACGACGACCAGAAGCGCGTCATGCTCGAGACCGTCAACGCCGACGCGGACCGGGTGACCCGGCTCATCACCGAGCTCCTCGACGTCTCACGCATCGAGGCGGGACGGCTGGAGATGCGGCGCCAGGTGGTCGACGTGATCGAAGAGGTGCGCAAGGTGGTCAAGGGACGCGTGGTGGCCGGCGAGCCCGCCGCGCGGTTCGAGGTCGAGGTGCTGGGTGAGCTGCCGGAGATGTGGCTGGACCCCGACAAGGTCGACCAGATCCTCGGCAACCTCGTGGAGAACGCCGTCCGGCACGGTGCTGGTACTGTCACCATTGTGGTGGAGCCGGACTCACGCAAGCAGGGAGCCGTCGTGTCCGTGCGCGACGAGGGCGAGGGCATCCCGCCCGAATCCGTGCCCCGCGTCTTCCGGCAGTTCTGGCGGGGCCACGGCCAGCCGCGCGGCGGCACCGGCCTCGGTCTCTACATCGTGAAGGGCCTGGTCGAGGCGCACGGTGGTGCCATCACCGTACGGCGAGCACCCAGCGGCGGCGCCGAGTTCCGATTTAGCCTGCCCGCCGGGGCTCCAGACTTCGCCTGA
- the pheS gene encoding phenylalanine--tRNA ligase subunit alpha: protein MSAPNKSYDPVEVTSLHPDEVARMRAEALAAIEAASSLDELKQTRLAHAGDRSPLALANREIGALPPHAKAEAGKRVGGARRDVSEALKRRQAELEDERDQRVLVEEAVDVTLPWDRVQRGARHPVTTTAERMTDVFVSMGFEIVEGPEVEAEWFNFDALNFPPAHPAREMQDTFFVESEESGLVLRTHTSPMQVRALLTRELPVYVVCAGKTFRTDELDATHSPVFHQMEGLVVDEGITMADLRGAIDAFVVGMFGEGLRTRFRPYFFPFTEPSGEVDMECFVCRGASAEPGGEPCRTCRSEGWIELGGCGMVNPRVLIACGVDPERYSGWAFGLGVERTLMFRHGVEDMHDMVEGDVRFTRAFGMEI from the coding sequence ATGTCCGCACCCAATAAGTCCTATGACCCTGTCGAGGTCACCTCGCTGCATCCGGACGAGGTCGCCCGCATGCGCGCCGAGGCGCTCGCCGCGATCGAGGCCGCCTCGAGCCTGGACGAGCTGAAACAGACCCGCCTCGCGCACGCCGGCGACCGCTCGCCGCTCGCGCTGGCCAACCGCGAGATCGGCGCCCTGCCCCCGCACGCCAAGGCCGAGGCCGGCAAGCGCGTGGGCGGCGCCCGCCGTGACGTCTCCGAGGCGCTCAAGCGGCGCCAGGCCGAGCTGGAGGACGAACGCGACCAGCGCGTCCTCGTGGAGGAGGCCGTCGACGTCACCCTGCCCTGGGACCGCGTGCAGCGCGGCGCCCGGCACCCGGTGACCACGACCGCCGAGCGCATGACCGATGTCTTCGTCTCGATGGGCTTCGAGATCGTCGAGGGGCCCGAGGTCGAGGCGGAGTGGTTCAACTTCGACGCGCTGAACTTCCCGCCCGCGCACCCGGCGCGGGAGATGCAGGACACCTTCTTCGTGGAGTCGGAGGAGTCCGGGCTCGTCCTGCGCACCCACACCTCCCCGATGCAGGTCCGCGCGCTGCTCACCCGCGAGCTGCCGGTGTACGTCGTCTGCGCGGGCAAGACGTTCCGCACCGACGAGCTCGACGCGACGCACAGCCCGGTCTTCCACCAGATGGAGGGCCTGGTCGTGGACGAGGGCATCACGATGGCCGACCTGCGCGGCGCGATCGACGCGTTCGTCGTCGGCATGTTCGGTGAGGGACTGCGGACCCGCTTCCGCCCGTACTTCTTCCCGTTCACCGAGCCGTCCGGCGAGGTGGACATGGAGTGCTTCGTGTGCCGCGGCGCCTCGGCCGAGCCCGGCGGCGAGCCGTGCCGCACCTGCCGGTCCGAGGGCTGGATCGAGCTCGGCGGCTGCGGCATGGTCAACCCGCGGGTGCTCATCGCCTGCGGTGTCGACCCGGAGCGCTACAGCGGCTGGGCGTTCGGCCTGGGCGTGGAGCGCACGCTGATGTTCCGGCACGGCGTGGAGGACATGCACGACATGGTCGAGGGTGACGTTCGCTTCACCCGCGCCTTCGGAATGGAGATCTGA